One region of Alosa alosa isolate M-15738 ecotype Scorff River chromosome 1, AALO_Geno_1.1, whole genome shotgun sequence genomic DNA includes:
- the si:ch211-162e15.3 gene encoding protein NCBP2AS2, whose translation MVLRRLLYALINNAQLVEKLSESRPIRRAAQITAFAITKAQIAGKDATNKLMKSDTLRQIKEETGRVPRDVGEMGRRAGRIRDSFMKEVKEGMRDASRQIKDRDK comes from the coding sequence ATGGTGCTGCGACGCCTCTTGTATGCGTTGATTAACAACGCACAACTGGTGGAGAAACTGTCCGAGTCTCGACCCATCCGACGGGCGGCTCAGATCACGGCCTTTGCCATTACCAAGGCCCAAATTGCAGGGAAAGATGCCACGAACAAGttaatgaagtcagacacactACGGCAAATTAAAGAAGAAACGGGGAGAGTACCAAGGGATGTTGGAGAGATGGGACGGAGAGCAGGGCGCATTCGAGACAGCTTCATGAAGGAAGTGAAGGAAGGAATGAGAGATGCGTCCAGACAAATAAAAGACAGAGACAAATGA